One stretch of Chiroxiphia lanceolata isolate bChiLan1 chromosome 1, bChiLan1.pri, whole genome shotgun sequence DNA includes these proteins:
- the EDN1 gene encoding endothelin-1: MDYSQMIVSLLFVLCPGLLPAAPGAEVDAAPPPAAAAHRRARRCSCSSLLDEECVYFCHLDIIWINTPEKTVPYGLGGPSRSRRSLKDMVPETLTEPSSRCRCANQKDKKCLNFCQTGKDLWAQSTVEKTSHHRIKAGKCIAPKCVNRQLVDSKKMKRLEAIGNSIKASFSIAKLKAELQKGQKLKHNRANKRQSIWESLKAS, translated from the exons ATGGATTATTCCCAGATGATCGTCTCGCTGCTCTTCGTGCTCTGCCCGGGGCTGCTGCCGGCAG CCCCCGGAGCCGAGGTGGACGCcgcgccgccccccgccgccgccgcgcacCGCCGCGCCCGgcgctgctcctgctcctcgcTTCTGGACGAGGAGTGCGTCTACTTCTGCCACCTCGACATCATCTGGATCAACACTCCCGA GAAGACTGTTCCATATGGTCTCGGAGGCCCTTCTCGATCCAGAAGATCACTGAAGGACATGGTGCCGGAGACCCTCACTGAACCCAGCAGCAGATGCCGATGTGCAAACCAGAAGGACAAGAAATGTCTGAACTTCTGCCAGACAGGAAAAGATCTCTG GGCTCAGTCCACTGTGGAGAAAACCTCACATCACCGCATCAAAGCCGGCAAGTGCATTGCACCCAAATGCGTGAACCGACAGCTTGTTGACAGCAAGAAAATGAAGCG GCTGGAAGCCATTGGTAACAGTATCAAAGCTTCCTTCAGTATTGCAAAGCTGAAGGCTGAGCTACAGAAAGGACAGAAGCTCAAACATAACAGGGCGAACAAGAGGCAAAGCATCTGGGAAAGCCTGAAAGCATCCTAG